In [Leptolyngbya] sp. PCC 7376, a genomic segment contains:
- a CDS encoding diflavin flavoprotein: MAVETRPRDVQPYPLSADTLALRSRTWDRLKFEIEYGLQKGTTANSYLIRSDKTALIDPPGESFTEVFIQALQERFDLRTLDYIILGHTNPNRCATLKALLELAPQAVVVCSNPAAIALKDLLKDTEPTLHIIKKGDTLDLGKGHNLEFVLTPSPRYPGHLCTFDPATEILFTDKFFGAHVCGDQVLDEGWQVYEEDRRYYFDCIHATALRQTLLALGKIADKPATIYATGHGPLVRYSRQELLNNYQTWAEKQKNEISVALIYASAYGNTATVAQALARGISKAGVMVETFNAEHAEPEDIKTAIANCSGFIMGSPTLGGHAPTQIQTALGIVLANAEKTKLAGVFGSFGWSGEAIDLLDGKFKDAGYQIGFDPIRVKFKPTDVTLKTCEETGTDFAQALKKAAKRRKPKENVASTSQTANLEQALGRIVGSLCVITTKQDELSGAMLASWVSQATFNPPGFTVAVAKERAIESLMNTGTDFVINVLQEGNHLGLMKHFLKPFGPGEDRFEGVETTEAENGCQILSDALAYLECKVANRMECGDHWVIYATTDKGQLLQSNGITAIHHRKSGTHY, encoded by the coding sequence ATGGCCGTTGAGACAAGACCCAGAGATGTACAGCCCTATCCTCTTAGTGCTGATACCCTTGCGCTGCGATCACGGACTTGGGATCGCTTGAAATTTGAAATCGAATACGGCTTACAAAAAGGAACAACGGCCAATAGCTATCTCATCCGCAGTGACAAAACAGCTCTGATTGATCCTCCTGGTGAATCGTTCACAGAAGTTTTTATCCAAGCCTTACAAGAACGTTTTGATCTGCGCACCTTAGACTACATTATCCTCGGCCACACAAATCCCAACCGTTGTGCGACGTTAAAAGCACTTTTAGAATTGGCTCCTCAAGCTGTGGTTGTCTGTTCTAATCCTGCGGCGATCGCCCTCAAAGACTTATTAAAAGACACAGAGCCCACTCTCCACATCATCAAAAAAGGTGACACTCTCGACTTAGGGAAAGGACATAACCTCGAATTTGTTTTAACTCCTAGCCCTCGTTATCCGGGACATCTCTGTACCTTCGATCCGGCCACAGAAATTTTATTTACCGATAAATTTTTTGGAGCCCATGTCTGTGGTGACCAAGTGCTTGATGAAGGGTGGCAAGTTTATGAAGAAGATCGTCGCTACTATTTTGATTGCATCCATGCGACGGCCCTTCGTCAAACCCTTTTAGCTTTGGGCAAAATTGCAGACAAACCCGCAACTATTTATGCCACAGGTCATGGCCCCTTAGTACGCTACAGTCGCCAAGAACTTTTAAACAATTATCAAACTTGGGCAGAGAAACAGAAAAACGAAATCTCTGTTGCCCTCATTTACGCATCTGCCTATGGCAACACCGCCACTGTCGCCCAGGCTCTTGCCCGAGGCATTTCTAAAGCTGGTGTGATGGTCGAAACATTTAATGCTGAACATGCTGAACCCGAAGACATTAAAACGGCGATCGCCAACTGTAGCGGCTTCATTATGGGTTCTCCAACTCTTGGTGGTCATGCACCGACCCAAATCCAGACAGCCCTTGGTATCGTCTTAGCCAATGCTGAAAAAACGAAGTTAGCAGGGGTTTTCGGATCCTTTGGTTGGAGTGGAGAAGCTATTGATTTGCTTGATGGAAAATTTAAAGACGCAGGCTATCAAATTGGCTTTGATCCAATCCGCGTCAAATTTAAGCCTACCGATGTCACGTTAAAAACTTGCGAAGAGACAGGTACAGATTTTGCCCAAGCTCTCAAGAAAGCTGCCAAACGCCGTAAGCCAAAAGAGAATGTTGCTTCCACCTCCCAAACCGCAAACCTTGAACAAGCTCTCGGTCGGATAGTTGGTTCCCTCTGTGTGATCACAACAAAACAAGACGAACTTTCTGGCGCAATGTTGGCCTCATGGGTTTCCCAAGCAACATTTAACCCACCTGGTTTCACGGTGGCCGTAGCCAAGGAGCGAGCTATTGAATCTTTGATGAATACGGGTACAGATTTTGTGATTAATGTGCTTCAAGAAGGGAATCACCTTGGCTTGATGAAACATTTCCTCAAACCATTTGGCCCTGGTGAAGATCGCTTTGAAGGGGTCGAAACAACGGAGGCTGAAAATGGCTGTCAAATTCTCTCCGATGCTCTCGCTTATCTCGAATGTAAAGTAGCCAATCGCATGGAATGTGGCGATCACTGGGTAATTTACGCAACCACTGACAAAGGTCAATTGCTCCAAAGCAATGGCATCACAGCAATTCACCACCGTAAGTCTGGCACACATTACTAA
- a CDS encoding single-stranded DNA-binding protein: protein MSINIVNLVGRAGGDPEVRYFESGSVKCNLTLAVNRPTSRDDKPDWFNLEIWGKTAEVAANYVKKGSLIGIQGAIKIEQYTDRNGYDRTKPVVRVNRLDLLGSRRDVDPSAVGNYEGHEF, encoded by the coding sequence ATGAGCATCAATATCGTCAACTTGGTTGGAAGAGCTGGGGGAGATCCAGAGGTTCGCTATTTTGAGTCTGGATCAGTGAAGTGCAATTTGACTCTGGCAGTAAATCGCCCCACAAGCCGTGATGATAAACCGGATTGGTTCAATTTGGAGATTTGGGGAAAGACAGCAGAGGTCGCCGCAAATTACGTCAAAAAAGGGAGTCTAATCGGTATTCAAGGAGCGATCAAAATCGAACAGTATACTGATCGCAATGGCTACGACCGAACAAAGCCTGTAGTGCGGGTAAATCGTTTAGATTTGTTAGGGTCTCGCCGTGATGTCGATCCGAGCGCGGTGGGTAATTATGAAGGTCACGAATTTTAG
- a CDS encoding glutathione S-transferase family protein, with protein sequence MLELHQFELSQFSEKIRLILDYKGLEYKKIEVTPGIGQLELYKMSGQRQVPVLKDGDTVISDSTEIAFYLDRKYPDKPIIPVDVMQRAQCLIMEEWADESIGVKGRTAFVGALNQNSNFRTSMLPKEVPDFLKNILGAVPGDVLDFFGAGVGLGGDAVKFAQRGLKQDLEALTAIVQNQPYLLGDQPTLADLSVAALSILLKFPAGNYLDIPEYLKGKGIPGLGDNAEYAPFFEWRDRLYTDFRQQSGNNSKTKADDGSPMTIEID encoded by the coding sequence ATGCTAGAGCTACATCAGTTTGAACTGTCGCAATTTTCCGAAAAAATTCGTCTTATCCTAGATTACAAAGGTCTAGAGTACAAAAAGATTGAGGTTACACCTGGTATCGGTCAATTGGAGCTCTACAAGATGTCCGGCCAGCGCCAAGTACCTGTGCTCAAAGATGGCGATACCGTCATTAGTGATTCAACTGAGATTGCTTTTTATTTAGACCGTAAGTATCCCGACAAACCAATCATTCCTGTTGACGTGATGCAACGGGCGCAATGTTTGATCATGGAAGAGTGGGCGGATGAATCGATTGGGGTAAAAGGTCGTACCGCATTTGTTGGCGCACTAAATCAGAACTCTAATTTCCGCACCTCGATGTTACCGAAGGAAGTGCCTGATTTTTTGAAGAATATTTTGGGTGCTGTTCCCGGTGATGTGCTCGACTTTTTCGGTGCTGGTGTGGGTCTGGGCGGTGATGCAGTGAAGTTTGCACAACGTGGCCTCAAGCAAGATTTAGAAGCGCTGACCGCAATTGTGCAAAATCAGCCTTATTTACTCGGTGACCAGCCAACGCTAGCTGACCTTAGTGTGGCTGCTCTAAGTATTTTGCTTAAGTTTCCTGCTGGTAATTATCTCGATATTCCTGAATATCTCAAAGGGAAAGGCATTCCGGGATTGGGCGACAATGCTGAATATGCACCGTTTTTTGAGTGGCGCGATCGCCTTTACACTGATTTCCGCCAACAGTCTGGTAACAACAGCAAAACCAAAGCTGATGATGGCTCACCGATGACTATTGAGATCGACTAA